One Cervus canadensis isolate Bull #8, Minnesota chromosome 1, ASM1932006v1, whole genome shotgun sequence genomic window carries:
- the LOC122449970 gene encoding glycine cleavage system H protein, mitochondrial: protein MALQAVRSVRAAVGSLRAISAPSAPCSPRPWGLRAGAVRALRTGPALLSVRKFTEKHEWVTTENGVGTVGISNFAQEALGDVVYCSLPEVGTKLNKQEEFGALESVKAASELYSPLSGEVTEINTALAENPGLVNKSCYEDGWLIKMTFSNPSELDELMSEEAYEKYIKSIEE, encoded by the coding sequence ATGGCGCTGCAAGCGGTGCGGAGCGTGCGGGCCGCGGTCGGCAGCCTGCGCGCCATCTCGGCACCCAGCGCGCCCTGCTCGCCGCGGCCATGGGGACTGCGGGCGGGTGCAGTCCGGGCACTGCGCACCGGCCCTGCTCTGCTGTCGGTGCggaaattcacagaaaaacacGAATGGGTAACAACAGAAAACGGTGTTGGAACAGTGGGAATCAGCAATTTTGCACAGGAAGCTTTGGGAGATGTTGTTTACTGTAGTCTGCCTGAAGTTGGGACAAAGTTGAACAAACAAGAGGAGTTTGGTGCTTTGGAAAGTGTGAAAGCTGCTAGTGAACTCTATTCCCCTCTATCAGGAGAAGTAACTGAAATTAATACAGCTCTAGCAGAAAATCCAGGACTTGTCAACAAGTCTTGTTATGAAGATGGTTGGCTGATCAAGATGACATTCAGTAACCCTTCAGAACTAGATGAACTAATGAGTGaagaagcatatgaaaaatacataaaatctattgaggaatga